A section of the Kribbella sp. HUAS MG21 genome encodes:
- a CDS encoding ArsC/Spx/MgsR family protein, with translation MEIWINPACHNEAAAKPLKTLPRDAEHRADWIAAMVANPILIQRPIITADDRTTAVARDPETLAKFL, from the coding sequence GTGGAGATCTGGATCAATCCCGCCTGCCACAACGAAGCTGCCGCCAAGCCGCTCAAGACGCTGCCCCGGGACGCCGAGCACCGCGCCGACTGGATCGCGGCCATGGTCGCGAACCCGATCCTCATCCAGCGCCCGATCATCACCGCCGACGACCGGACCACCGCCGTCGCCCGCGACCCCGAAACGCTCGCGAAGTTCCTCTAG
- a CDS encoding pyridoxal phosphate-dependent aminotransferase, with protein sequence MRAHAERLDGLGTTIFAEMSALALATGSVNLGQGFPDRDGPDSLLEDAIAAIRGGANQYAPARGVPALRQAIVDHQQRFYGLTYDPDTQVLVTTGATEAIAAALLAFVEPGDEVIALEPYYDSYAAGIAFAGGRRVPVTLRAPSYRLDLDELRAAITPRTKVLLINSPHNPTGTVLTDEELRGISAVAVDHDLVVITDEVYEHLVYDGTHRPLASYDGMAERTVSISSAGKTFAVTGWKIGWVTGAPEVVAAVAGAKQFLTFTSGSPFQPAVANALALGNDYYDRLRGDLQACRDLLSDGLAELGFEVHRPAATYFVTTDIRPLGHTDGIEFCRMLPERAGVVAIPHQVFYDNTDYGKPLVRWAFCKQPAVIQEALTRLQKL encoded by the coding sequence ATGCGCGCACACGCAGAGCGGTTGGACGGGCTGGGTACGACGATCTTCGCCGAGATGTCGGCACTCGCACTGGCCACCGGGTCGGTGAACCTCGGCCAGGGCTTCCCGGACCGCGACGGGCCGGACTCGTTGCTCGAGGACGCGATCGCGGCGATCCGCGGCGGCGCCAACCAGTACGCACCCGCGCGCGGCGTCCCCGCGCTCCGGCAGGCGATCGTGGACCACCAGCAGCGGTTCTACGGCCTGACGTACGACCCGGACACGCAGGTCCTGGTCACCACCGGCGCGACCGAAGCGATCGCGGCCGCGCTGCTCGCGTTCGTCGAGCCGGGTGACGAGGTGATCGCGCTCGAGCCGTACTACGACTCGTACGCGGCCGGCATCGCCTTCGCCGGCGGCCGTCGGGTACCGGTGACGCTGCGCGCGCCGTCGTACCGGCTGGATCTCGACGAACTGCGGGCCGCGATCACCCCGCGGACGAAGGTGCTGCTGATCAACTCGCCGCACAACCCGACCGGCACCGTCCTCACCGACGAGGAACTGCGCGGCATCAGCGCGGTCGCCGTCGACCATGACCTGGTCGTGATCACCGACGAGGTCTACGAACACCTCGTGTACGACGGGACGCACCGGCCGCTGGCGTCGTACGACGGGATGGCGGAGCGAACCGTCTCGATCAGCAGCGCGGGGAAGACGTTCGCGGTCACCGGCTGGAAGATCGGGTGGGTCACCGGCGCACCCGAGGTAGTGGCCGCGGTGGCCGGGGCCAAGCAGTTCCTCACCTTCACCTCCGGCTCGCCCTTCCAGCCCGCGGTCGCGAACGCGCTTGCCCTGGGCAACGACTACTACGACCGGCTGCGCGGCGACCTGCAGGCGTGTCGCGACCTGTTGTCGGACGGCCTCGCCGAGCTGGGCTTCGAGGTGCACCGCCCCGCCGCCACCTACTTCGTCACCACCGACATCCGCCCGCTCGGCCACACCGACGGCATCGAGTTCTGCCGGATGCTCCCCGAACGCGCCGGCGTCGTCGCGATCCCCCACCAGGTCTTCTACGACAACACCGACTACGGCAAACCCCTGGTCCGCTGGGCCTTCTGCAAGCAACCGGCCGTCATCCAGGAGGCCCTGACCCGCCTCCAGAAGCTCTAG
- a CDS encoding LuxR C-terminal-related transcriptional regulator codes for MSHSTSRQVVLDASLRLQVVRARSCDEWSAGHGTAEVEVFGDDADALRDWLQDQCRRSEELVAVTSTRCQTLQGFRRSDAFNRLLVERGVRMTSYFDTSGGAEQVTDFIVAAEDMPYHLADGALQVKLLDRERVVVEGPVVDGRRSLMVLRCPEAVNATGQYLRAVRETAVRASEFRERMVGLTPRQRVIAEQLEDGCTDEDIAEQLGLSVRTVRYEVARLLDVLDVATRFAAGVRYGRLKALDDRAIAGTCNRFAVTGGPRRR; via the coding sequence ATGAGTCATTCGACGAGTCGTCAGGTCGTGCTGGACGCTTCGCTGCGGCTGCAGGTCGTGCGGGCCCGGAGCTGCGACGAGTGGTCCGCGGGCCACGGTACGGCGGAGGTCGAGGTCTTCGGGGACGACGCCGACGCGTTGCGCGACTGGTTGCAGGACCAGTGCCGGCGCTCCGAGGAGCTGGTCGCGGTGACGTCGACGCGCTGCCAGACGCTGCAGGGGTTCCGCCGGAGCGATGCGTTCAACCGGCTGCTGGTCGAGCGCGGCGTACGGATGACCAGCTACTTCGACACCAGCGGCGGCGCTGAGCAGGTCACCGACTTCATCGTCGCGGCCGAGGACATGCCGTACCACCTGGCCGACGGCGCGCTGCAGGTCAAGCTGCTCGACCGGGAGCGCGTTGTCGTCGAGGGCCCGGTCGTCGACGGTCGGCGCAGCCTGATGGTGCTGCGCTGCCCTGAGGCGGTGAACGCGACCGGGCAGTACCTGCGGGCCGTGCGGGAGACCGCCGTACGAGCCTCGGAGTTCCGCGAGCGGATGGTCGGGCTGACCCCGCGCCAGCGGGTGATCGCCGAGCAACTCGAGGACGGCTGCACCGACGAGGACATCGCCGAGCAGCTCGGCCTCAGCGTGCGGACCGTCCGGTACGAGGTGGCGCGGTTGCTGGACGTCCTCGACGTCGCGACCCGGTTCGCGGCGGGTGTGCGGTACGGCCGGCTGAAGGCGCTCGACGACCGCGCGATTGCAGGAACCTGCAACCGATTCGCCGTCACCGGCGGCCCCCGGCGACGCTGA